The following coding sequences are from one Hypomesus transpacificus isolate Combined female unplaced genomic scaffold, fHypTra1 scaffold_301, whole genome shotgun sequence window:
- the LOC124463750 gene encoding E3 ubiquitin-protein ligase Mdm2-like, translating to MSPQVIFYLGQYIFQKKLYDQKQQHIVNLGGDPLGAVLGIDTFSVKEPLRFLSRLSQNLVPVLNPGGESTGHWRGRGPGSAKEEEEEGCVHGTTADLPASLLDPCFMCQSRPKNGCIVHGATIHLISCYRCARKLQRGNKQCPVCREPMEAVLLLIVS from the exons ATGTCCCCGCAGGTGATCTTCTACCTGGGCCAGTACATCTTTCAGAAAAAGCTGTACGACCAGAAGCAGCAGCACATTGTCAACTTAGGCGGTGATCCTCTGGGGGCCGTGCTGGGGATCGACACGTTCTCTGTGAAGGAGCCACT acGTTTCCTCTCCAGGCTGAGCCAAAATCTTGTTCCTGTGTTAAACCCAG GAGGGGAATCCACCGGTCAttggagaggaagggggccaGGTTCGgccaaagaggaagaggaggaagggtgcGTCCACGGCACCACT gccgACCTACCCGCCAGCTTACTGGACCCTTGCTTCATGTGTCAGAGCCGTCCCAAGAACGGATGCATCGTGCACGGGGCCACCATCCACCTCATTTCCTGCTATCGATGCGCTCGCAAGCTGCAGAGGGGCAACAAGCAGTGTCCAGTCTGCAGGGAGCCTATGGAGGCTGTGCTGCTCCTGATTGTCTCGTAG